The Candidatus Bathyarchaeota archaeon genome window below encodes:
- a CDS encoding glycosyltransferase family 4 protein: MRIGIIYSHLKEHGGAENVILKQTEMLNWKGYKAKCFFAYVGKDFGLKSNPHCYVDTYLSQLPENQTMRILASVPLAPLTVKVFSKFDVLICHGYGPSTWIGYTLKKLKGKKYISYIHSPPRFLYLPKSERNLWRFDGTRNIVYFLGQLTRPVFKFIDSTSVVCSDLVLANSHFTARRIKLIYGVSAEVCYPPVDTEIFKPLPEKTVKHLHSKLGSPLILSGGRIAAVKRWEWLIDMMYYVKKEFPEAVLAVTGEISRENFSYVKWLIERAKKLKVESNIVFLGFKSLRELVELYNAADVYVYSVPREDFGLCPVEAMACGTPVVVWNDGSGPCETVLDGKTGFKAEPYNIEDLAEKTLMTITRFKKSKTRKTLPKYIKQKFSKERHIQKLEEAILKVAG; this comes from the coding sequence ATGCGAATAGGAATAATTTATAGTCATTTAAAAGAGCACGGCGGAGCAGAAAACGTAATTTTAAAGCAGACTGAAATGTTAAATTGGAAAGGTTACAAAGCAAAATGCTTTTTCGCTTATGTTGGAAAAGATTTTGGTTTGAAAAGTAACCCCCACTGTTATGTGGACACCTATCTGTCTCAACTGCCAGAAAATCAAACAATGAGAATCTTGGCCTCTGTTCCTTTAGCTCCATTAACAGTTAAAGTTTTCAGCAAATTTGACGTTTTAATCTGCCACGGCTACGGCCCCTCAACATGGATTGGCTACACACTCAAGAAGCTTAAAGGAAAAAAATACATAAGCTACATTCATTCGCCTCCTAGATTCCTCTACCTTCCAAAGTCAGAGCGAAATCTCTGGAGATTTGACGGAACCAGAAATATAGTTTATTTTTTAGGACAGTTAACTCGGCCAGTCTTCAAGTTTATTGATTCAACTAGTGTTGTTTGTTCAGATCTTGTTTTAGCAAACAGTCATTTCACAGCTAGAAGGATAAAGCTAATTTATGGCGTATCAGCTGAAGTTTGCTATCCTCCGGTTGACACAGAAATCTTTAAACCATTACCTGAAAAAACTGTGAAACACCTACATTCAAAGTTGGGGTCGCCCCTAATTCTTTCTGGTGGAAGAATTGCAGCAGTAAAACGTTGGGAATGGCTTATTGACATGATGTATTATGTTAAAAAGGAGTTTCCAGAAGCTGTTCTTGCTGTTACCGGCGAAATTTCCCGAGAAAACTTCAGTTATGTAAAGTGGCTTATTGAAAGAGCTAAAAAACTGAAGGTTGAAAGTAACATTGTTTTTTTGGGTTTTAAATCTTTAAGAGAACTTGTCGAACTTTATAATGCTGCAGACGTCTACGTATACTCTGTTCCAAGGGAAGATTTTGGGTTATGCCCAGTTGAAGCTATGGCCTGCGGAACTCCGGTTGTAGTTTGGAACGACGGCTCAGGGCCATGCGAAACAGTTTTAGACGGGAAAACAGGGTTTAAAGCTGAGCCCTATAACATTGAGGATTTAGCCGAGAAAACTTTAATGACAATAACCCGCTTTAAAAAGTCTAAGACGAGAAAAACTCTTCCAAAATACATAAAACAGAAATTTTCTAAAGAAAGGCATATTCAAAAGCTTGAAGAAGCCATTTTAAAAGTTGCTGGATGA